AGGCTGATCACGTGATCGACCTCACTCAGGCCTAGTGCCTGGAGTTGAGGCTGAAGCGGCTCGCGGTGATCAATGACAACATGCGCGCCCAGTTCGCTGATCCACTCCCTGGTTTGCTGGCGCGAGGCGGTACCGATAACGGTCAGCGCTGTGAGTTGGCGCGCCAGTTGAACAAGAATCGAGCCCACTCCACCGCCAGCACCGACCACCAACAGGCTTTGCCCCTCGCCAGCACCTTGCTCGATCTTCAGACGATCGAACAGCAACTCCCAGGCGGTGATGCTGGTCAGGGGCAATGCTGCCGCGTGCGCCGCGGGAACGGTTGAAGGACGATGGCCGGCAATGCGCTCATCGACCAGACCATACTCGGCATAACTGCCTGCGCGCGTAATGTCGCCGGCATACCAGACCTCGTCACCGACCTTGAACAGGCTGACGTCAGTGCCCACCGCCTCCACCTTGCCGACGGCGTCCCAGCCCAGTACACGCGGCGCGTTGGTCGCCATGCTCAGGCGCAACTTGCTGTCCACGGGGTTCACCGAAATGGCCTGGATCTTTACCAGCAAGTCATGCGCTCCCGGCTGAGGCACGGGCAGTTCGATATCGTAGAGAGACGCCGGATCGTCGATGGACAATCCCGCCTGATCGTAAGCTACCGCTTTCATGGTGGGTCTCCTTAGGTGGCCAGAATCAGGCACGTTGGGCTGGTTGCGGGGACATGACTAAAACCGCACGCAAACGCACATCGGCTCGCATCATCCGGTCGTAGGCCTGCTGGGCCTGATCCAGGGTGAAGGTTTCGATCAATGGGCGGATGTTCTGCAGGTTGGCGAATGCCAGTGTTTGTTCGTTGTCATGCACACTGCCGGTCAGGGCGCCCACCACAGAGCGAGCGCCGAAGATCAGGTCGGTTGCATTCAGGGTGATCGGATCACCGGGCACCGCAACCACAATCAATTGGCCGCGAGGCGTCAGGCCGGGAACGGTCTGCGCCATCCCTTGCCCGGTGGGGGCGGTGCCCAGTACCACTTTGGCGCCTCCCAGGGAGCGCAGCACGTCAGCAACATGTTCTTCGGTAGCGTCGATGTACCGATGAGCCCCCAAGGCAAGCGCCTGCTCGGCCTTGTCGGCGCCGCGTGCGATGGCAACGGTGTAGAACCCCATTTTACGAGCGAATTGCACGCCCAGATGCCCCAGACCGCCGAGCCCATGAATGGCCACCACGTCGCCGGCTCGAGCACTTGAATTGCGCAGCGCATTGAAGGTGGTGAGCCCTGCGCAGAGTAACGGTGCGGCCTCGGCAGCATCCAGCTCTTCAGGTATTTGCACCAGACCGCGCGCCTCGGCCAGCATGATTTCGGCATAACCGCCGTCAACGTTCATGCCGATGATCACCGGATTGTGGCAGTTCACCCCATCGCCCTGGCGGCAGGACGGACAACTGCCGTCTTCGCCGCCAAGAAAGCCGACCCCGACACGCTGTCCGATCATCCAGCCATCCACACCGGAACCTATCGCCTCGATTCGCCCGACGACTTCATGACCGGGCACGCGGGGATAACTGATGGCTCCCGTCAGATTTTCTACCGTTGCACTGTCGGAATGGCAGACACCACAAGCCTCGACCCGGATGCGCACCTGCCCAGGCTGCGGCGCGGGAACCTGACGCTCGACCAGTTCCAGTTGCCCCGGGGCGGTCGCCACTACGGCGCGGTAAGTTGTACGAATTGTCATGAGTCACCTGTTATTCGAATCGGAAGTCGGAAAGATCCACGCCAACGATGAGGGGCTCGGCAAGGGCGAGGTTATCGGCTGTGCGCGGATAGATGCGAAAGCGCGTCGGCATGCGAATGCCTTGTACTTCGATGTAATCACTGAGGTAACGAGCAGCAGCATTGCGGCCTTGAATGTCGACTTCATAGTCATGGCGGCGCAGCAAACCATCGCTGTCGAAATAGAACGTCTGCACCGCACTGTGGCTGGCGATCTGGGGAGCGAACTCGACACGCAGTCGGCGCCAGGGCAAGCCGTCGACGTACCAGGGTTCGATCTCTTCGGCGCGAACACCCGCATGCCGCAGCAGGAATGGCGATGTCAGATAGGTCCACATGGTGTAGCCGGCGAAGTAAGCCAGTTGAGGGCGAGACCAGGGTGTCTCCATCTCGAATCCGGCGAAGGAGGCACGCGGTGCTTCGAGCGCTTCAGCCAGGCTGCCATCCTCGTGTCGAATCTCGACACGCGACGGTGTGTACACCGAATAATCGCTGCCTGGCGCGAATGGCCCATGGGAGACTCGCTGCTGGTGAAGCTGCACCGTGACCCGCGAATGGCTGAGGACACCGTCACACTGCTTGAGCGCCCACAGGCCTCCGCTGTGATCCAAGGTTGCGCTAACGCGCTGGAACGCCTTGAAACGCTCCAGTCCGCCAGCGGCATCGATTGCCAGATCGATCAGATCGCTCATTGGTCTTCCTCGACGCTGGTGCTGACGAACGCTGCGATGTGCCGCGCGGCTGCACTCGGGTGCTGCAGGTGCGGGCCATGACCGGCGCTTGGGAAGGTGACCAGATGCAACGTTGGAAGCTGGTCGCTGAGGCTGTACCAGTTTTCAACCGGAAAGACGATGTCGTGGTCCCCGCCCAAGTGCAGCACTGGAATGCGGGTGGACTTCAACACTTGCAGCACCGCGTCTACCGGGAACATCGGATTCTTCGGGCCATCGCCGAGTTGTTCTCCAGCCCACGCATAAGGCACCTCGGGGCTGGCATCGTCCCTGGCAATGTTCAAGCGCTGCCATGAGCGTTCGGCACTGGCTCGTGAAGACGCGGATTCGGGCTCGAAGAACAGCTTGGCGAAATCTTCAAAGTCGTTCTCGCGTCGGGCCATTTCATAAAACAGCGCCTCACCGGGTTTGACCAGATGGCCAGGTGGCGTAGTTGCCAGCAGCACGACACGGCTGATCAATTGCGGCGCTTGTGCCAGCACAATCTGCGCAGCAATGCCCCCAAGTGACCAACCCCCGATAATGACTTTTCCCAGCTTCAGAGCGGTAATAAGTTCAATGGCGTCCTTGGCCAGCGAAGCAGGACTGTAAGTCCGTTCACCGGTTGACTGCCCCAAGCCACTGTAATCAAAAATCGTGACCTGAAACCCCTGCTCGACCAGGTTATTCAGGAAGAGCGGGTCCCAGGACTCCATGGTGCCCCGGAATCTTACGCACAGAACCAGAGGCGTGCCGCTGCCAAACGTGCGATAGGCGAGGCGCCTGCCGTTGATGTCTATGAACTGCGTGGCGGCCTCGGAACTAAGGAATTGTTTATTCATCTCGTCACTTCCTGAAGGTGTTGCGTTAGAAACCTAGACCTAAACGGAGCCGGCAAGCGTCCGACCCATTATTCATATCGGGATACTTAACTACTGCACTGAGGCGAAACTGGATCGAATTAAAAAAGATAATAAAAAGCGCAAACAACGTTCTATTTACAGGCCAGCCAAACAGCTAAAAAGATTAAATAGACTTCAATCCAATAGGAATATTAGTTGTAAGGATGCACAGCCC
This region of Pseudomonas sp. MUP55 genomic DNA includes:
- a CDS encoding zinc-binding alcohol dehydrogenase family protein, translating into MKAVAYDQAGLSIDDPASLYDIELPVPQPGAHDLLVKIQAISVNPVDSKLRLSMATNAPRVLGWDAVGKVEAVGTDVSLFKVGDEVWYAGDITRAGSYAEYGLVDERIAGHRPSTVPAAHAAALPLTSITAWELLFDRLKIEQGAGEGQSLLVVGAGGGVGSILVQLARQLTALTVIGTASRQQTREWISELGAHVVIDHREPLQPQLQALGLSEVDHVISLTHTDTYYEQLIGLLKPEGNLALIDDPASLDAMPLKRKSISLHLEFMFTRSMFRTQAMLKQHQLLNRVAELIDSGMLKTTLGENFGTINAENLRRAHGLIESGKSKGKIVLEGF
- a CDS encoding alcohol dehydrogenase catalytic domain-containing protein; amino-acid sequence: MTIRTTYRAVVATAPGQLELVERQVPAPQPGQVRIRVEACGVCHSDSATVENLTGAISYPRVPGHEVVGRIEAIGSGVDGWMIGQRVGVGFLGGEDGSCPSCRQGDGVNCHNPVIIGMNVDGGYAEIMLAEARGLVQIPEELDAAEAAPLLCAGLTTFNALRNSSARAGDVVAIHGLGGLGHLGVQFARKMGFYTVAIARGADKAEQALALGAHRYIDATEEHVADVLRSLGGAKVVLGTAPTGQGMAQTVPGLTPRGQLIVVAVPGDPITLNATDLIFGARSVVGALTGSVHDNEQTLAFANLQNIRPLIETFTLDQAQQAYDRMMRADVRLRAVLVMSPQPAQRA
- a CDS encoding alpha/beta hydrolase; its protein translation is MNKQFLSSEAATQFIDINGRRLAYRTFGSGTPLVLCVRFRGTMESWDPLFLNNLVEQGFQVTIFDYSGLGQSTGERTYSPASLAKDAIELITALKLGKVIIGGWSLGGIAAQIVLAQAPQLISRVVLLATTPPGHLVKPGEALFYEMARRENDFEDFAKLFFEPESASSRASAERSWQRLNIARDDASPEVPYAWAGEQLGDGPKNPMFPVDAVLQVLKSTRIPVLHLGGDHDIVFPVENWYSLSDQLPTLHLVTFPSAGHGPHLQHPSAAARHIAAFVSTSVEEDQ